In one Deltaproteobacteria bacterium genomic region, the following are encoded:
- a CDS encoding ABC transporter permease translates to MALPSLQSRGLLDFLFEEFGRFAFFLMESVRSLFSRKFYFLNFIDEMNTIGSRSLPVLFPVAAFIGMNLCVEGYVIFKKFGAQDLVGMFVAVANIRELSPMIAGLIAGAKAGTQMAARIGSMRIGKQIDALEVMGVNPYPYMILPRILAAILVLPLLVVVTYFVSTLAAYLVAVFQLHLNGSAFMDLVFANITIQDLLKGMVKGSVFGAIVTTVSCYSGYTASGGARGVGVATNLAVVRMSTAVVFINIVLTQIMFM, encoded by the coding sequence ATGGCCTTACCCTCCCTCCAGTCCCGCGGGCTTCTTGATTTTCTCTTCGAGGAGTTCGGCCGGTTTGCCTTCTTTCTCATGGAGTCGGTCCGGAGCCTTTTTTCCCGGAAGTTCTATTTTCTAAACTTCATTGATGAGATGAACACGATCGGCAGCCGGTCCCTGCCGGTCCTCTTCCCGGTGGCGGCCTTCATCGGCATGAATCTCTGCGTGGAAGGGTATGTCATCTTCAAGAAGTTCGGGGCACAGGACTTGGTGGGAATGTTCGTAGCCGTAGCGAATATCCGCGAACTTTCCCCCATGATTGCCGGGCTGATTGCCGGGGCCAAGGCGGGAACGCAAATGGCGGCGAGGATCGGGAGCATGCGGATCGGGAAACAGATCGACGCCCTTGAGGTGATGGGGGTCAATCCCTATCCCTACATGATCCTTCCACGGATTCTCGCTGCCATTCTGGTTCTTCCGCTCCTGGTGGTGGTTACCTATTTTGTGAGTACTCTTGCAGCATATCTCGTGGCGGTTTTTCAACTCCATCTGAATGGAAGCGCCTTCATGGATCTTGTGTTCGCCAATATTACGATTCAGGATCTGCTGAAGGGGATGGTCAAGGGGTCGGTCTTCGGAGCGATCGTAACGACCGTCTCCTGTTACAGCGGCTATACCGCCTCGGGCGGGGCCAGGGGAGTGGGGGTGGCGACAAACCTTGCCGTGGTCCGGATGTCCACGGCGGTCGTTTTTATCAATATTGTCCTGACGCAGATCATGTTTATGTAA